The sequence below is a genomic window from Verrucomicrobiota bacterium.
GAGAATCGCCGGCATTCTCGAAAGAGGCTTATACCTGTTTGCGGGAAATGAAGCGGTCCTGCAGAAATGGTTGAAAACGCCGGATCCACAACTCGGCGGTGAAACGCCGCAGGAGGTGATCGATGGAGGGAGGCCGGAAATCGTGGCGAACCTGATCGAGGCCGCCCTGCGGGGCATTCCCGATTGAAATGCCACAAGTAAAAAAATGCCACGAATGCCACAAATGAGGGCCGACGGCGGGCACGGCGATTTGGCGGGCACAACGTAGGAGTTCACACGGTCACACGGTCACACGGCGGCCACAGCGGGTGTGGCGGGCACAACGTAAGAGTTCACACGGCGAACACGGCGGACCACGGCGACCACGGCGGAAAGAAGAGTTACAGAGTTGACATCGGCGACTCTTCCCCAAGCTCGTGGCCGACACCCGACACCCGACACCCGACACCCGACACCCGACACCCGACACCCGACACCCGACACCCGACACCCGACACCCGACACCC
It includes:
- a CDS encoding DUF2384 domain-containing protein, which gives rise to MSDLHGNPDPRIAGILERGLYLFAGNEAVLQKWLKTPDPQLGGETPQEVIDGGRPEIVANLIEAALRGIPD